The Pseudoliparis swirei isolate HS2019 ecotype Mariana Trench chromosome 16, NWPU_hadal_v1, whole genome shotgun sequence genome includes a window with the following:
- the si:ch211-140b10.6 gene encoding protein POLR1D-like encodes MAEDNELEKRAVEELLKETDRARVRAETMGPAGWLKCPLHSTNKRFLLNTLRSTGLQPHTAESRDGYSATRGRLRSDSPDRSRNRSRTPPRDYRSRGDHTDHNHQDRDSCNSKDKKLERDKERSYRDKDNRDRRHGRDGQNRSRERLHE; translated from the exons ATGGCAGAGGACAACGAACTGGAGAA ACGTGCAGTGGAGGAGCTCCTAAAGGAGACGGACAGGGCTCGAGTGAGAGCAGAGACCATGGGCCCTGCAGGATG GTTGAAGTGTCCCCTGCACAGCACCAACAAACGCTTCCTCCTCAACACCCTGCGATCCACTGGCCTGCAGCCGCACACCGCTGAGTCCAGAGACGGATACTCCGCCACGAGAGGGCGCCTGAGAAGTGACTCCCCGGACAGAAGCCGCAACCGCAGCAGAACGCCTCCCAGAGATTACAGAAGTAGAGGAGATCACACAGACCATAACCACCAAGACAGGGACAGCTGCAATAGCAAAGATAAGAAGctggagagagacaaagagaggagttacagagacaaagacaacagagacaggagacatggaagggatggacagaacagaagcagagagagacTTCATGAATAA